A genome region from Carya illinoinensis cultivar Pawnee chromosome 2, C.illinoinensisPawnee_v1, whole genome shotgun sequence includes the following:
- the LOC122301783 gene encoding uncharacterized protein LOC122301783, translated as MVTDAVLEHLNTKAGFQAINHTFITLIPKKKSPEKVTDYRPISLCNVYYKIIAKVIANKLKTILPKLISDTQSAFVSGRMISDNTIVAYELLHSMQNRRKNGREAYMALKLDMSKAYDRLEWSFIHQVFQQMGFDREWTDLIMQCIGTVTYSILVNEVLYLALNLAEQQGSISGFPLSRGSITVNHLFFADDSMVFYRAHQQEWTNLQLILNSYEASSGQRLNLDKSSIYFSKNTSQVAQTSILNLAGIKASGPFEKYLGLPSLVGKNKGRSFTPILDRIKAQMSNWKTNLLSSAGKEVLLKSVIQSIPTYCMGIFPIPKGILRNINKLMQSFWWGINNQKSKMHWLSWKGIASKVLKAKYFPSSDFLSAKVRGSDSFVWKSITTARPLLAEGLLWKIGNGNSVRVWSNRWLPTPTSFKVQSPLRILGSGATVSSLIDQDTHSWNLPLIQNVFLLEEAAIISKLHISPCNSRDRLTWRCTTNGMFTIKSAYHLQVSMNDSRNKQGSRPPNQGALWKQLSKLKVPSKRPQLMFYGHAKQPRMFGAVAREDSKSVSTIVSTRKSELEELNSQPKEQPLPTRTPVKWCKPPTDFYKINWDAAIDRVNCMVGIGVAVRDWDGLVTTTLRSPKNSFPDPLLGEALAALRVVQLGLEIGLHNVIFEGDSKLVVSGINNGAEDWSTAGLIFLDIKKLLFSYHTWSFRHVPRQVNVVAHILAKSSLELSLESVLVEDYPQCVCNLLCL; from the exons ATGGTAACAGATGCAGTACTAGAGCACCTTAACACAAAGGCTGGCTTTCAAGCTATCAATCACACCTTCATAACCCTCATTCCAAAGAAGAAATCCCCTGAGAAGGTCACTGATTATAGGCCaattagcctttgtaatgtgTACTACAAGATCATAGCTAAGGTCAttgcaaacaaattaaagaccaTCTTGCCAAAGCTAATATCAGAcactcaaagtgcttttgtttcAGGGAGAATGATCTCAGACAACACTATTGTTGCTTATGAACTCCTACACTCTATGCAAAACAGAAGGAAGAATGGTAGAGAAGCTTACATGGCCCTCAAgcttgatatgagcaaggcctatgataggctAGAGTGGTCTTTCATTCATCAAGTGTTTCAGCAAATGGGCTTTGACAGAGAGTGGACTGATCTGATCATGCAGTGTATAGGAACAGTGACTTACTCAATCCTAGTCAATG AAGTGCTTTACTTGGCTCTGAACTTGGCTGAGCAGCAGGGCTCCATCTCTGGTTTCCCTCTTTCAAGAGGCTCTATAACAGTTAATCACTTATTTTTTGCAGACGATAGTATGGTCTTCTATAGGGCACATCAGCAGGAATGGACCAATCTTCAGCTTATCCTCAATTCTTATGAAGCAAGTTCTGGTCAGAGACTCAACCTAGATAAGTCCTCAATTTACTTCAGCAAGAACACAAGCCAAGTAGCCCAAACTTCCATTCTAAACTTGGCTGGTATAAAGGCATCGGGTCCTTTTGAGAAGTACCTAGGACTACCTTCTCTTGTGGGAAAAAACAAGGGCAGATCTTTTACTCCTATCTTGGATAGAATCAAGGCTCAAATGAGCAATTGGAAAACAAATCTCTTGTCCTCAGCCGGGAAAGAAGTCTTGTTGAAATCAGTTATTCAATCCATTCCCACATATTGCATGGGAATCTTCCCAATTCCCAAAGGAATCCTGAGAAACATAAATAAGCTAATGCAATCTTTCTGGTGGGGGATAAATAACCAGAAGTCTAAAATGCACTGGCTTAGTTGGAAAGGAATTG CCTCCAAGGTTCTTAAAGCCAAATACTTCCCCTCTAGTGATTTTCTCTCGGCTAAAGTCAGAGGAAGTGATTCTTTTGTGTGGAAAAGTATAACAACAGCTAGGCCACTATTGGCTGAAGGTCTCCTCTGGAAGATTGGAAATGGCAACTCAGTAAGGGTTTGGTCAAACCGCTGGCTGCCTACCCCTACATCTTTCAAGGTTCAATCTCCTCTCAGGATTCTCGGTTCAGGAGCTACTGTGAGCTCTCTAATAGATCAGGATACTCACTCCTGGAACCTGCCTCTCATACAGAATGTCTTCCTTCTTGAGGAAGCAGCAATCATATCCAAGCTACACATCAGTCCTTGCAATAGCAGGGATAGGCTTACCTGGAGGTGCACCACAAATGGCATGTTCACAATAAAATCAGCTTACCACCTACAGGTTTCTATGAATGATAGTAGGAATAAGCAGGGCTCTCGACCTCCTAACCAAGGGGCCCTATGGAAACAGTTGTCGAAGCTTAAAGTGCCAAGCAAA AGACCACAGCTCATGTTCTATGGTCATGCAAAGCAGCCTAGGATGTTTGGAGCTGTGGCTCGAGAAGACTCCAAAAGT GTCTCCACGATTGTCTCCACGAGAAAGAGTGAATTGGAAGAGCTCAACAGTCAACCAAAGGAGCAACCTCTCCCAACTCGGACACCAGTTAAGTGGTGCAAGCCTCCTACAGATTTCTACAAAATAAACTGGGATGCAGCGATTGACAGGGTGAACTGCATGGTGGGAATTGGAGTGGCAGTCAGAGATTGGGATGGTCTTGTCACAACCACCCTTAGAAGTCCTAAAAACTCCTTCCCTGATCCTCTTCTGGGAGAAGCTTTGGCTGCCTTGCGAGTTGTGCAGTTGGGTCTCGAAATTGGTCTCCACAATGTCATCTTTGAAGGGGACTCTAAGCTGGTGGTCAGTGGGATTAACAATGGTGCTGAGGACTGGAGTACTGCGGGCTTGATCTTTCTTGACATAAAGAAACTTTTGTTTTCCTATCATACTTGGTCTTTTAGGCATGTACCTAGGCAGGTCAATGTAGTGGCACACATCCTAGCTAAAAGTTCTTTGGAACTTAGTTTGGAGTCTGTTCTTGTAGAGGATTATCCTCAATGCGTCTGTAACCTTCTATGCTTATAG
- the LOC122300342 gene encoding uncharacterized protein LOC122300342 has protein sequence MVRKANQPKNGVDHNTLDHKRRGSSSGFNPKIMRGRGKACEVKVFPGEELPNGNQSSNFVECASKTYYPGDEKKSIKESENLLREEKQGMDAMQGPEQPISSESDLAGCMQNIGASTEQENGILHANQCQKRTISSLAFLFNGLNIKNVMDKVKLSDNLVLRSFRASALSVLKAASEWLDRQRPLLMTFKTKILNARDYTRMKIEQVYPIVLKWLLQFGSIMLLISMVWLDCFLRGIDSFLRMGTTAFFSVLWFSIFSVIAMVGLLKFLIVLAVAALIGVFVGFTLAILTVAVSGTVFLWFYGSFWTTALVIFLGGLAFTSSHERAALLITTVYSVYCAWAYVGWLGLLIGLNFSFISSDVLIYFLKNNMDRHRRPNRSPEQAAGMEGQSGFFNGSTEHASTSETDPGLSTDRSPGVPSTSGADSEVTSEEEVVRLLNCIDHYSVLGLSRYEDIDVSLLKREYRKKAMLVHPDKNMGNEKAAEAFKKLQNAYEVLLDSLKRKAYDDELRKEELLNLFRRLQTTTQKNGGHGFFASGFARSEAGGEDPSGDSRQITCKKCGNYHVWLHAKKSKSRARWCQDCKDFHQAKDGDGWVEQSSQPFFFGLLQKVDAPVAYVCADSRIYDATEWYICQGMRSPANTHKPSFHVNTSVTSKHSSGKGTSSGQKGGRMPASNMEESMTEEEFLEWLQNAVQAGMFDNFSGSTSSESPSGRTGNGTKSSGSATKRKKKGKKQW, from the exons ATGGTTCGAAAAGCTAATCAACCGAAGAATGGCGTGGACCACAATACATTAGACCACAAAAGAAGAGGTTCAAGCTCAGGGTTTAATCCAAAAATTATGAGAGGGCGGGGAAAAGCATGTGAGGTGAAGGTTTTTCCTGGAGAAGAACTCCCAAATGGCAACCAATCAAGCAACTTTGTGGAGTGTGCAAGTAAAACCTATTATCCTGGAGATGAGAAGAAGAGTATAAAAGAATCAGAAAATCTTTTAAGGGAAGAGAAGCAAGGAATGGATGCAATGCAAGGTCCAGAGCAACCGATATCCTCTGAAAGTGATTTAGCAGGTTGTATGCAAAACATTGGAGCTTCAACTGAACAAGAAAATGGGATATTACATGCTAACCAATGTCAAAAGCGTACAATAAGTAGCCTGGCGTTCTTGTTTAATGggttgaatattaaaaatgtgatGGACAAAGTTAAGCTTTCAGATAATTTGGTGCTTAGAAGCTTTAGGGCATCTGCGTTGTCAGTCTTAAAGGCAGCTAGCGAATGGCTAGATAGGCAAAGACCATTGCTCATGactttcaaaaccaaaatattgAATGCTCGTGACTACACTAGAATGAAGATTGAGCAAGTGTATCCCATTGTTTTGAAATGGCTCCTGCAGTTTGGGAGCATAATGCTTCTTATATCAATGGTTTGGTTAGACTGTTTTCTTAGAGGCATTGATTCCTTCTTACGCATGGGGACAACAGCTTTCTTCTCCGTTTTATGGTTCAGCATTTTCTCAGTAATTGCTATGGTTGGGCTGCTCAAATTTCTTATTGTCTTG GCTGTAGCTGCTCTTATTGGAGTTTTTGTCGGGTTCACTCTTGCAATTTTGACTGTTGCCGTTTCTGGAACTGTTTtcttatggttttatggaagcTTTTGGACAACAGCACTTGTCATCTTTCTTGGAG GGTTGGCATTCACATCGAGCCATGAACGTGCTGCACTATTAATCACCACTGTGTATTCCGTATATTGTGCTTGGGCATATGTTGGATGGCTTGGTTTGCTTATCGGTTtgaatttctcttttatttcgaGTGATGTTTTGATATACTTCCTAAAGAATAATATGGATCGACATAGAAGACCAAACAGGTCCCCAGAACAAGCAGCTGGGATGGAAGGTCAATCAGGCTTCTTTAATGGTAGCACAGAGCATGCCTCAACCTCAGAAACTGACCCAGGGTTATCAACTGACCGTAGTCCAGGAGTTCCCTCAACCAGTGGGGCTGATTCTGAGGTAACTTCTGAAGAAGAAGTGGTTCGCTTGTTAAACTGCATTGATCACTACTCGGTGTTGGGTTTATCCCGGTATGAGGACATAgatgtttctctactcaaacgAGAATATAGGAAGAAG GCAATGTTGGTTCATCCTGATAAGAACATGGGTAATGAAAAGGCCGCAGAAGCTTTTAAGAAACTTCAAAATGCATATGAG GTTCTTCTAGATAGTCTGAAGCGAAAAGcatatgatgatgaattaaGAAAGGAGGAGCTGCTGAACTTATTCCGTAGGTTACAAACTACTACTCAAAAG AATGGTGGGCATGGTTTCTTTGCCTCGGGATTTGCACGCTCAGAGGCTGGTGGTGAGGATCCTTCTGGAGATTCAAGGCAAATAACCTGCAAAAAGTGTGGCAACTATCATGTCTGGTTACACGCCAAGAAATCAAAATCTCGAGCACGATGGTGTCAG GATTGCAAAGATTTTCATCAGGCAAAAGATGGTGATGGATGGGTTGAACAGTCTTCCCAGCCCTTCTTTTTTGGACTTCTGCAGAAG GTAGATGCTCCTGTTGCATATGTTTGTGCTGATAGCAGGATATATGATGCTACTGAATGGTATATCTGTCAG GGAATGAGATCTCCAGCCAACACCCACAAGCCAAGTTTTCACGTGAACACGAGTGTAACCTCCAAGCATAGCAGTGGAAAGGGGACAAGTTCAGGACAAAAAGGTGGTCGTATGCCTGCATCTAATATGGAAGAGAGCATGACAGAGGAAGAATTCTTGGAGTGGTTACAAAATGCGGTGCAAGCAGGCATGTTTGACAATTTCAGTGGCAGTACCTCCTCCGAAAGCCCATCTGGCAGAACTGGAAATGGCACCAAGAGTAGTGGCAGTGCCaccaagagaaagaaaaaggggaagaagCAATGGTGA
- the LOC122295668 gene encoding ER membrane protein complex subunit 6-like yields the protein MARHNEFSAAEKKSSDLSNDIPTFNVENLQSNMKIIYYNWTFLFIIGGVIARILGFTSLTGFILYFLIMAITSAGLMAKSGFSTHSYFDSWNRAVLDGFFSGLLAFLDMRSFAYDIVHIF from the exons ATGGCCAGACATAATGAATTTAGTGCAGCAGAGAAGAAATCAAGTGATCTTTCGAATGACATTCCAACCTTCAATGTTGAGAATTTGCAGAGTaacatgaaaattatatattacaa CTGGACTTTTCTGTTTATCATTGGCGGGGTTATTGCTAGAATTCTTGGATTCACAAGCTTGACTGGGTTTATCTTGTATTTCCTTATCATGGCCATCACTTCAGCTGGGCTTATGGCAAAGTCTGGGTTTTCAACTCATTCTTACTTTGATAGTTGGAATCGGGCAGTACTAGATGGATTTTTTAGTGGGCTC CTTGCTTTCCTTGACATGAGAAGTTTTGCTTACGACATCGTGCACATATTCTGA